The DNA region CCCAATGTTCACGGTGTCGAAACCCAGCTGATCGTAGAAGTCGGTGACGAAGGCTGTCGCGCCCGAATCGTCGCTGGCGGTGGCCAGGGCTCGCCGCCGTGGATCGCCCGCCGGGTACCCATCGCTGGTGATGTCCTTGGCCATGATGTGGTTGAACGCCTTCGCGACCTTCGAGGTCGGCAGGTGCTGCTGCAGCAAACCACTGGTCGTGGTCTCCCCACGATCGAGGGCCTCGATGTGACCGTCGCGCTCCCAGTAGTAGTTGTTGGCGTCGAGCACGATCTTGCCGGCCAACGGCTCCACCGGGACGTCGCGGTAGGCGCGGAGCGGCACCGCGACGATGGCGACGTCCGCGGCGGCCGCTGCCTCTGAAGCCGTGGCCGCGCGAGCTCTTGGGCCTAGCTCGCCGATCAAGTCGCGCAGGGTCTCTGGTCTTCGCGAGTTCGCAATCACGACGTCGTATCCGAGTCCGACAGCCGCCCGGGCAACCTGTCGACCGATATTGCCTGCTCCGATGATGCCGAGTGTCGTCATACTGGCCGCAACGTCCCGGCGGCGCCGATATTCCGCCGTCGCCTTGGTTCGGACGCTGAACGCATCGCCTCAGTCCTTCACCGCCGCGACGATGACGAAGTTCGGAAGTCGTGTGTGCGCCTCGATGCCCTGAATCGTGCTCTCGTGCGCAACCACTGCGTCGAGACGTGGCTCGCACACCTCGGCAATGCGACATCCCAAGGCGATGACCTCATTGATGTATATCGAAATACTGTTCTGTCCGGTAGTGGCCGAGAGAGCTCCGGGTCGGCAGGAGCTCTTCGAACGCGGGGTGATGAACTGAAAACACCAGGCGGCCACCAGGTCTCAGGGACTCAACACACGACGCCAGCGCCGCTTTCCAGTCCGGGATCGACAGGAGGACCGGTCAGGCCCGGGTCGGGCTGATATATCACTTTCATGAGGTGGCTATCTCTCGTAGTGGTAGCGGCACGCCGCGACCCGCACCTCGTCATCGACAACCTTGTAGACCAGACGGTGCTCGTCGTTGATCCGGCGAGACCAATAGCCCTGAAAACCGTGCTTCAGCGGCTCTGGCTTGCCGATGCCCTCATTGCCGTTTCGCATGACGTCCCGGATCAGCTGGTTGATCCGGTTGAGGAGCTTGCGGTCCTGCCGCTGCCACCACAGATAATCGTCCCAGCCCCGAGTGCTGAAGACGACCTTCACTCCATCAGCTCCCGCTCCACACCTTTCCCAGACTCGAGCTCGTCGATGGATGCGAGCAGGCGTCGCGCGTTGGCTGGGCTGCGCAGCAGGTACGCCGTTTCCTTGAGGGACTCATAGTCGTCCAGTGACACGATGACCGCAGGCTCGTGCCCGGCCCGTGTGATGACGACCTCCTCGCGGTCGTTGACGACCGCGTCGAGCACCTCGGCGTACTTTGCGCGAGACTCCGTGTAGCTCATAGTCTTCATGACCACCTCCGTACAGAAAACTGTACGTCATGGTGGATCGCTGAGCAAGTGATGTGAGACTCGTCGCGTGCTGCCTCCGCTTGTCATTGAGGGACTCGCCAACGTTCGCGACCTCGGCGGCCTGCAGCGCCAAGACGGTTCGGTGACACCGACCGGGGTGTTCATCCGTGCCGAGATGCTCGATCGCTTGAGCGCGTCAGCATGGGGGAACTCCGAACTCACGGTGTGCGCACCGTCATCGATCTGCGACGACCATGCGAGTACACCGGAGACGTACCAGACGACATCCGACTTGTGCGCGTGGACTTGGACGGTGACGAACGGGATTTCTGGGATCCGATTGAGTTGAATGGTCGGTGGGGAACCCCTCTCTACTACCTCGCGCACATCCGGGATCTTCCGCACCGGCTTGCCGAGGTGCTGAGGGCAATCGCAACTGCCGACGATGGCGCAGTTCTCTTCCACTGCGGAGCCGGGTGGGACCGAACCGGACTCGTCGCAGCGGTCCTTCTGCGCGTTCTCGACGTCACCGATGACGCCGCTACCGCCGACTATCTGGTGTCCTTCGCGAATGCCGATGCGATGGCGAGACTTCACGGACGATCGTTCGATGTCGAGGAGCGCCACGAGGTTCTGGCCCGATTTGGTCACACCGCAGAGTCGGCGTTTCGTAGCATGTACGGCGACCTCGAACTCGACGAGTGGTTCGGTATCTCGGGTATTGACGACGAAACACGTGTCGTGATCGATACTTGGCGAGGGTCAGTAACAAGAAGCCGTTCAGCGCCGACCAGGACGTGCTGACAAACCCAGCAAGCTGACTGACGGCCACCTCGGCGTGGTCCAGGCTCGCTGTGGTCATGGTGTGCGAGCCTGCCGCAATGAACCTCCGCTCGGCGCGACAGATGACATCGATCTTTCTCATCCGCGCTGACCGGATGCTGCTCCTGTATCGGGTCGGGTCGTCTGCTGTTCGAGACTCGTGGGTCGGTATCGGTGGCCACGTTGACCCCGACGAGATTCGCGAACCAACCCAGGCTGCGCTCCGTGAACTGGAGGAGGAAGTCGGCCTGTCCCCTGATCAGATCCGCGATCTCACGCTGCGGTACGTCTCACTCCGAGACAACGGTGAGGAGCTTCGGATCACCTACTACTTCACTGCCACGTCCCACCAGATGTCCCCGATCCCGACGAATGCACAGAGGGCGAGCTCCGCTGGTTCCAGATCGCCCCCGACATGGCGGACCTACCTACCCATGCCACCGACCACGTCCGTCGCACTGAAGCATTGGCTCTCGCGAGGTAGACACGACAATCTCCTGCGGTCGATCGTCATGGCATCCGACGGGCCTCACGTCCTTCCGCTCGCGGGAGAGTGAGCTACTCGCCCCGTATTCACCACCCGTATTCAGAGGACGACCTACTCACCGAGCCGAGACTCAGCATCGACGGCCTACCGTGGGTTCATGTACCTGGAGAACCTCGTCTTCGACGCCGTCGATCCACAGCGACTAGGCCGGTTCTGGGAAGCCGTGGTCGGTGGCGAGCGGCTCACCGACGAGCCCGGCGGGTTCGAGACCCGGCTCACCGTCGAGGGCGGTCCGGTGCTGGACCTGTGCTTCCAGCGCGTCGCGGAGCCGCCATCGAAGCTGCCGAGGCTCCATCCGGACCTTTACGGCGGCCATCGCCAGCAGGAGGAGGTCGATCGGCTCATCGGTCTGGGTGCTCGGCCCCTCGACATCGGCCAGGGCGACGTGCCCTGGGTGGTGCTCGCTGATCCGGAGGGCAATCCCTGCTGTGTGATGGAGGACCGGGCGGCGTACGTCGACACCGGCCCAATCGCGGCACTCCCCCTCGATTCCGCCGACCCAGACAGCGACGTCGGGTTCTGGTCCTGGCTGACCGGCTGGATCGAGGCACCCGGCGCGGGTCTGCCGTCGCTGCGCCATCCATCGCGGCGGGGGCCGCTGCTCGAGCTGTGCCCTGAGCGACGCCCCAAGGACTCCCCGAAGAACCGGCTACACCTCGACGTCCGGCTCGAGCCGGAAGAGGATCCGGACGGGATTGCCGTGGCCATCGCCCAGCGCGGAGGCCGAGAACTCCCCCGCGATCGTGACGACCTGCCATGGCGGATCTATGCCGATCCCTCGGGCAACGAGTTCTGCGTGCTGCCTGCTCGAAGCTGAGCTCTCAGTCGAAGGCCGACCAACAGATGTCGCTACGCAGACGCTGGTCGTCCAGCACCAGTTCCCGGATCTCATCGGGAAGCTGATCGCGCTGCCACTGGCACTCGAGCCGACCGGCGACGCCGGCCTCACCTGGTGGAGCAACAGCGCGTACGGCCTTGATCGCATAGGCGGCCGCACCAAGATCGTGTGCGGCAACGTGGGCCACGGCGCCGGCCTGTCCGGCGGCATACGCCGCGAACCGTGCTGCTCCCCTCTTGTCACGCGCCGCGCCCATGGCGTGACCGCCGGCGGCGCGGGACTCCATCATCGTGACCTCGCCACGAACCCAGGCGCGGATGTGGTCGATCGCCTGCCGTGGTCGCGGATCACCAGGATGAGCGGACTCGAACAGCTCCAGCACATGCTCCGCGCAGGACGCCGCCCAGAGCGCCAGCAACCGGTGGTCGGAGTCCGTCAAGGTGCCGCCACGACGGATCGTGATGAACCGGGGATCCCGCACGTCAGGGAGGATCATGACAACGACGACGCGTCTTCCGCAGCTCGCGCGCCGATGCCGACTTCACCTACGGCCATGTCCAACGACTGTAACCCTGTGCCAGCGCGGTGTTCGGTCCGGGCAGGTCCCCACTGCCCGGACCGAACGCCCCCCATCAGGTGGATCAGTTGCACCATCCCGGCGCCCGGCCGACGTTGGTGACATAGCGCGCAGCCACCCAACGGCCGTCGGTCAGGTAGTACCACTTCTTGTTGCCGTCGACGCTCTTCCCGTTGAGCTTGCAGATGATGTCAACGCCAGCACCCTTGCCGAGAGTGCCGGCCGACGCAGCAGCGGTGGTCGGAGCGACGCGCTTGGTGAGCGTGGTGGTCGTACGGCCGACGAAGCGCTCGTCGTTGCCGCACCAGCGTGGCGCCGGTCCGACGTTCTCGACGTACCGAGCCGACACCCACTCCCCCAGCGTCGGTGGCAACGCGTACCAGATGTTGTTGCCGTCGACCGAGGTGCCACGCACCTTGCAGACGATCGGGAAGACCTTGCCCTTGGCAATCGAGCCCTTGGCCGCCGACGCAGTTGTCGGTAGCGCTCGGACCGTCAAGCCGCCATTGGCAGTCGCCCTTCCGTCATAGGAGTCCGCCGCCGCGGCCGATGCCGCACCGAGCGTAGATCCGGCCAGCACGACGCCGAGTACCCCTCCGGCGATCCTGACAGTTCGACCAGACATGGTGATCAACCTCCTTCGGTGGATAGAAGTAACTCCTTTACGCTCCGAGTGCCGAAAAGGTTGCTTTGATACCTACTGATCAGTAGCGCTCACCCCGACCGGCGTGCCATGGCACCCTTGAGTTCGACTTCGAGCCCGTCCAGGAAGTAGCGCAGACTCCGCTCGACGACGCGGTCGAGGCTGAAGTCGTACGTGGTGTGGACCAGCCGATGGAGATGCGGATAGCCGGCCTCGGTGACGATGGCCCGCAGAGCCGGCAACTGCTCGTCCATCCACTCGTCGGCGTTCAGCCCGGTCGCCGCGGTGGCCGCTGTCTCGGTCTCGAGGTTGCTCGCCATCCCATGGATCAGGCCGAACAGGGCCAGGTGGATGTCGAACCGCGTGGACAGGTCCAGCTCGTATCCGTTCAGTGCCGACAGCACCCACTCGGTCCAGCCGATGCCGCCGGGCACGATCGGCGGACGAGCGAGCGACAGTGTGGCGGCCAGCCAGGGATGCCGGCGGAACAGCTGCCATAGCCCGCGGCCCGCGGCCTCCAGACACTCCCGCCAACCGGCGTCACCTCGCTCGGGCGGCTGCCACTGGGCGAGCGCTGCATCGAGCATCTTCGTCCGCAGATCGTCCTTGTCGCTCACGTACCGATAGAGCGACATCGGCGCCAGGTCCAGTTCGACGGCCAGCCGGCGCATCGACACGCCGTCCATGCCCTCGGTGTCGGCGATGGCGATCGCCGTCGCGACCACCACCTGGGTACGCAAGGGTGCCCGGCTGGTCGCTCGGGGCTTGGGCCGCCGCACCACAACGCCAACCCCGGGCAGGGTCTCGGCGAGCCCGGCCTCCCGCAGACCGGCATGGACGCGGGTGGCGGTCGCGATCGCCACGTGCCAGTCGCGACTGATCCGGCGGGCTGACGGCAGCAGATCTCCCGGCGCCAGCTCGCCAGAATCGATCCGCGCGCGGAGCTCGGCAACGATCCGCTCAGACGCGGAAACAGGCATCGGCTGACCTCCAGTGTCCTAGTACGGAAGCAGTACAGTCCGGCAGGATTGCCTCTGTACGCCGTACTTTCACTGTATGGCAAATATCTTGATCAGCGGGGCCGGGATCGCCGGCCCAAGTGTGGCGTTCTGGCTCGCCGGCTCCGGTCACCGGGTCGTCGTGGTCGAGCGGTCCGCCGATCTGCGACTCGGCGGACAAGCAGTGGACCTGCGCGGCGCCGGCCGGACCGTGATCGAGCGGATGGGTCTGCTGCCCGCCATCCGGACGTTGGCACTCCGGCAACGGGGCATGTCCTGGGTCGATGGTCGCGGCCGGGTACGGGCCCGGATGGGGGTCGACGCGTTCGACGGCGAAGGTTTCATCTCCGAACTGGAGATCCTGCGTGGCGACATCGCCAGTGTGCTGTTCGACGCCACGCGCGACGCGGTGGAGTATGTCTTCGACGACACCATCACCGAACTCGCCCAGGATGCCGACGGTGTCGATGTGGCCTTTGCCCGGACGCAGCGGCAGCGGTTCGATCTCGTCATCGGCGCCGACGGGCTGGGTTCGGTGGTGCGGAACCTGGCATTCGGCGACGGCAAAAGGTCGCTGGGCTGCCTCATCTCCTGGTTCACCGCGCCGGACCCTGGCGATCTTGACGGCTGGTATGAGATGTATCTGGCCGGGAGCGGTCGGAACGCCTCGATCAGACCAGGCCGAGTCGCCGGCGAAGCCAAAGCCTCGCTGGGCCTGCGGATGCCGCGTGGGATGGCCGTGCCGACCAGCCGTCAGGAGCAGAAGGAACTGTTGGCGCGGCAGTTCGACGGAGTCGGCTGGCGGGTTCCGCAACTCATGTCAGCCATGGAGAACGCCACCGATTTCGCCTCGGCCGAGCTCGGCCAGATCCATCTGCCGAGCTGGTCACAGGGACGAGTGGCACTGATCGGCGACGCCGCCGCGAGCCCGAGCCCGCTGACCGGTCTCGGCACCAGCGTGGCGCTGGTCCAGGCATACGTCCTGGCCGGCGAGCTGCTCACCGCCAACGGGGATCACCGCCGGGCCTTCGCCCGCTACGATCAGGTGTGCCGGCCGTACGTGACCAGCGCCCAGGAGCTGCCACCCGGCGGCGCTGCGGGATTCGCCCCGAGGAGCGAGCTGGCAATTCGACTGCAGACGCTGGGCATGCGGTATGCGACCCGATGGCCGATGCGGCCGATGCTGGAGAAGCAGTTCAGCAAGGCGGCCGATCTGGCGCTCCCCGACTACCCGGCCGTGCCTGAGAGCTGATGGGCTCGGGGTAGCCTCCCACCGTTGACAGCGGATCTGGAGGAACACTTGATGGCGACCTACACACATGGTCATCACGAATCGGTCTTGCGGTCCCACCGCTCGCGGACAGCGCAGACCTCGGCGGCTTACCTGCTGCCGCTCCTGAAGCCGACCGATCAGCTGCTCGACGTCGGCGCCGGACCCGGCACCATCACCGCGGACCTTGCCGGACTGGTCGCCAAGGTCACCGCGACCGAGATCGGTCCCGATGAGTTGGAGCTTGCCCGGGCCACTGCTGCGGATCGGAACGTCGTGAACATCGACTTCCGGGTCGCCGATGTCCATGCGCTCGAGTTCGACGACGCGACCTTCGACGTGACCCACGCGCACCAAGTGCTGCAGCATGTCGTCGACCCGGTGCAGGCGTTCCGCGAGTTGGCTCGGGTGACCAAGCCCGGAGGCATCGTGGCCGTTCGCGACAGCGACTACAGCGCGTTCTGCTGGTGGCCCGCTCTCCCGGAACTCGATACCTGGCTCGATCTCTATCGGACGGCGGCCCGGGAGAACGGCGGCGAGCCGGATGCCGGACGCCGGCTGCTCTCCTGGGCTCATGCTGCCGGGCTGATTGATGTCGTTGCCACGTCGAGCACCTGGTGCTATGCCACGCCCGAGTCTCGAGCTGGCTGGGGAGGGATGTGGGCCGACCGGATCATCAACTCGGCGATCGCCCGACAGCTCATCGAGTCGGGCCATGCCACGTCCGCCGAGCTCCAGGCGATCAGCAAGGCCTGGAACCAGTGGGCAGCCGACGATGACGGCTGGATCTCGATCTTGCACAGTGAGGTCGTCTGCCGCATCAGCTGACCCACCGCCCGAGCAGGCGCCACCTTGGCTAGAGGGCACTCGTCACATCGGTTTGGCTGAAGTCATCGCCCGTGAACAACAGTGGCGCGCCCTGAGCCGATTTGCTCGGCACAGGGCGCCACCCCCCGGTCCCCCATCTCTTGGTCGGCAGCCAACTGGGCTCCTGGCACCGGTCGCCAGCAGTGGGCTGCCGCCCGACTAGTCGGTGGCCAGTCCGGCGATGCCGTAGTTCATCGTCACCCGCTCGGTGTCGACCGAGGTCAGGGTGCCGTTGGTGTGGATCCGGAACGACTGGACCGAGCCGTCGCCCAGCCGAACCTCCAGATAGCGGCCGTCCGGCGTGACAGCAGCATCGGTGGGACCGGCGCCGGTGGATCCAGCGATCGCCTTCACCAAGGTGAGCGAGCCGTTGCGGTGAACTCGATAGCTGGAGATGGAGTTGCTGGCCGCATTCACCACCCAGGCATAGTGCCCAGAGACCACCACCCAGCAGGCCGCCGCCTGGGTGTTGCCGAGGGCTTTGGTGACCGCACGGAAACGTGGCGCCACTCGATAGGACGACGCGGACCCGGACGCGGCCTCGGAGACCACCAGCGTGCCGTGCCGGTCGAAGTCGAAGCCATACGGCACCATGCCGGCGGATGAGTGCGCGTGCGCGCGGCTCGCATAGCCGCGGCGGACAGTGAACGTGTCGATCGCGTTCGTGCCCCTCTCGGTCACCACCAGGCTCCTGCCGTCGGGGCTGAATTGGACCTGCGCGGCATCGGTCATGCCGCCGCCCTTCGGATGAGTCAGGTGTCGGGTCGAGCCAGGCAGCTTGCGCAGCTCGCCCGACGGCGTATAGCGAAAGCCGGCGATGGCGTCGCTGTCATGGTTCAGGACATAGCCGATCCCGTGGTGCACGGTCACGCTGACCGGATGCTCTCCCCCGCTGGAGATCCGGTCGCGAAGACGCAGGCTGCCGCCCTTGGTGCTCAGCACCGAGACGCTGTCATCACCCCCATTCACCACGAACAGCAGCGAGCCTTCCCGGGTGACGCCGCCCTGGGAGGCGAGTGAGGCACCCGTACCGCGGCCGCCGGTCGCCACCGTGCCATGGGCTCGCAAGGTGCCGTTCGCGGTTCGATCGAAGACGGCAATCGCATTGCCGTTGGCGTTGTTGGTGGCCTGATAGACGTGACCCGCGACCGGAGCTTGGCTCGCCTGTGCCGTCCCGCTCAGTCCGAGCGTGGCACCGAGTGCCACCGCGGCGACCAGTGACCGGCCGAGCAACCGCTGAGTCTTGGTGATCATGCTGAGATCCCTTCGAGAGTTGGAGAATTGGTGACCACTTGACGGTAGGGCGGCAGCGACACCGAAGTCAGCGCACGTAAGAACCTCGTCACAACCTGGTGAGATGCCCGTAAGGACCGCCGATCTCCGCGGCACAACGTCACCATCTCGTAAGCCCGGCCCGTGGTGTCGGCCGATCGCGACGCTCTAGCGTGGACGAGTGGCTCGAGTCCTGGTCGTCGACGACGACCGCACCGTACGCGAGGTCGTCGTGTCCTATCTGCGGGCCGGCGGTCACGCTGTCATCGAGGCGGCCGACGGAGAGCTCGCCCTGGCGGCGGCCCGCGACGATCCTGTCGACCTGGTCGTCCTCGACCTGATGCTGCCTGGCATCGACGGTCTCGAGGCATGTCGTCGGCTGCGGGCTCGCTCTGACGTGCCGATCATCATGCTCACCGCCCTCGGCAGTGAGACGGACCGCGTGATCGGGCTGGAACGCGGTGCCGACGACTACGTCACCAAGCCCTTCAGCCCTCGCGAGCTCGTGCTGCGAGTGGAGTCGGTGCTGCGCCGGGTGGGTGAGCGGCGGCATCCGGCAGCGGTCGTCGTCGACGGGGATCTGCTCGTCGATCCTGCCCAGCATCTCGCCACGTTGTCAGGGGATGCGCTCCAGCTGACCGTACGCGAGTTCGACCTGCTGCGGTTCATGGCTGCCAACCCCGGCGTCGCATACTCGCGGGAGGACCTGCTGCGTGAGGTCTGGGGCTGGTCGTTCGGCGATCAGTCGACCGTGACCGTGCACGTTCGTCGACTGCGGGAGAAGCTGGAGCGGGACCCGACCCGGCCCACTCGACTCGTGACCGTGTGGGGTGTCGGTTACCGCTGGGATCCACAGGTGCGCGCCGATGCCTGATCAGGTGGCGATCGGGCTGATCGCCATCGGCTGGGCCGGCGCGATGGGTGCCCTTGGCCTGGCCCTGGCCTATCTCACGCGGCGACGCTCGCTGCGCTGGTCATCGGCGTTGGTGGCCATCGTGGCGGTCGCCGCGGTGGTGGCCGGGGTGATCGGCACCGCCAACGCGATGTTCCTCTCCGCCCACGACTTCGGTGTCGTCCTCCTGGTCTGTCTGGTGGCCGGCGTGGTGGCGATCGGGGTGGCCGCCGCCGTCGCGTCGCTGGTCCTGCGCAGCTCCCGCAGGTTGACGCGCGGCGCCCGCGAGTTCGGGGAGACCGGGGAGTACGAGGACACAGTCGACGGACCGGCGGAGTTCCAGGAGCTGTCGGCCGAGCTCTCGCGGGCGAGTAGCCGGTTGAGTGAGTCCCGTCAGCGCGAACGCCGCCTGGAGACCTCGCGTCGTGAGTTGGTCGCGTGGGTGTCGCACGACCTCCGCAGTCCGTTGGCTGGGCTGCGTGCCATGACCGAGGCACTCGAAGATGGCATGGTCGACGATCCGAACCGCTACCACGCCCAGATGCGAGCCGAGGTGGATCGGATGGTTCGGATGGTCGACGACCTGTTCGAGCTGTCCCGAATCCATGCCGGTGTCCTGCAGCTCTCGCTGCAGCGAGTCTCTCTGGCCGACGTCGTGTCGGAGGCCATCGCGGGCGCCGACCCGGTCGCCCGGACTGTCGGCGTCCGGCTGGGAGGTTCGGTTGCTCAGGACGTCATCGTGCATGCCGACCCCGCGGGGCTGTCCCGGGTCGTGGCGAACCTGGTCACCAATGCCATCCGTCATACCCCTGCCGACGGGATCGTCTCCATCACCGGACGGCAGCTGGAGGATGCGATCGAGCTGTCCGTCAGCGATGGCTGCGGTGGCATCCCGGACAGTGATCTGCCAAGAGTCTTCGACCTGGCCTGGCGAGGAAGCGCAGCCCGGACCCCGTCGACCGGAGACCTCAACGGCACCGGTGCCGGTCTCGGCCTGGCCATCGTGAAGGGGATCGTCGAGGCACATCATGGCGACGTCCAGGTCCACAATGAGCCGCCCGGCTGCCGCTTCCTGGTGACCCTGCCCAGGGTCTGGCAGGCGAGCTGAGCAGCTGGACACAGACTACGGTGGCGGTGGCGACCAGCAGGGGTCGCCGGAACTACCATGCATGCGGCCAGGAGCCGATCACCGATGGATTGTCATGAAGGAGTAGCCAGTGACCGAGACCATGTGGGCCTATCGGATGAGCGGCCCGCGCGAGCTCGAGCGGATCACCGCCAGCCGCTTGTCGGAGTCGGATCTGCAGGCCGGTGACATCTTGGTCGAGATCGAGGTGGGCGGGATCTGTGGCAGCGACCTGTCCTACTTCAACGGCGGACTCCCGCGCCGACCGCTGCCTGTCGACGATCCGACCGGAATCCCGGTCGGTGGTTCGTTGCACGAGATCGTGGGTCTGGTCCGAGCGAGCCGGGATCCCAGCCGTCGGGTCGGTTCCCGCGTCGTCGGCTGGGCCACCACTCACCAGGGATTGGCCGAACTGACGGTCACGCCGGGCACCTCGGTGATCGAGTACGGGCCCGAGTGGTCACCCCGCGAAGCCGTCGCCCTGCAGTCGTTGGCCTGCGTGATCTACGCCTTGGACCGGATCTCCGCTGACTTCACCGGGCGCACCGTCGCGGTGATCGGCCTCGGCCCGATCGGTGTGCTGTTCAGCCATGTCGCCAAGTCCCGCGGCGCTGCGCAGGTGATCGGTGTCGATCAGGTCGATCGGAGTGATCTTGCCTCGGCCTTCGGCGTCGACGAGTTCGTCTGGTCGAGGGCGGAGCGTTGGGCCGCCCGGATCGGCGATGACGCTCGTCCGGATGTGGTCATCGAGGCGGTGGGGCACAACACCGAGACCCTGGTGGACGCCATCGAGGCGGCTGCGCCCAAGGGGGTCGTCTTCTACTTCGGGGTCCCTGACCAGGCGTACTACGCCTTCCCGATGGACCGGTTCTTCCGCAAGCATCTGACGTTGATCGGCGGTGTCACCGGAGACCGATCGGGATCGCTGACGAAGGCCGAGGAGTATGCGCGTGCGTATCCAGGGCTGTTCGGCAGCTATCTGACCCACCACTTCCCCATCGCTGAAGCGCAACGGGCATACGAGCATGCCGTCCGGCCGGCGCCGGGGCAGCTCAAGATCACGATCGGGTTCGATCAATGAGTTTCACACGACCCGCTGAGTGACAAATCTGCGGCTCAAACCGCTCGCGTCGGCGTGTCGCGGCCTCCGTCATCGTTGAGCCATGGGTTTGTCCCGTGGATCGGCCGGACGGGGGAACCGACGGTGACGGTGGCGTCTCGCTCGTCGTCGATGACGACCTCGACCTCGAAGCCGGCCTGTCGCATCTCCCCTGCCGTGATGACTGCCTGGTCTCGACCGGTCTCGATCAGCAGATGTCCGCCGGCACGCAACCAGGACGGCGCTTCGGCAATGATCCGGCGATGGACGTCGGCTCCGTCACCGCCACCGTCCAGGGCCTGGTGCGGCTCATGGTCACGAGCCTCGCGCGGCATCAGGGTGATGGCCTCGGTCGGCACATACGGGGCGTTGGCCACGATCACGTCGACTCGCCCGTGAAGCGCTGCAGGCAAGGGATCGTAGAGATCACCGATCAGTGCCACCGCCGAGTCAGTCAGGTTCTGTCGGGCGTAGCCGACGGCAACCGGGTCGATGTCCGCCGCATACAACTCCCGGATCTGGCCAGAGCGCTGCAGCACGGCGGCCACCGCCGCGACACCGCAGCACAACTCGACGACCACGGCCTTGCCCCCAGACTGAGCCAGGTCGTCGAGTCGGGCCAGCGCCTGCTCGGCCAGCAGTTCGGTGCGCACTCGCGGCACGAACACGCCGGGCCCGACCGCGATCCGCAAGCCAGCGAAGGCAACCCAACCCAGCAAGGGCTCCAGAGGTGCGCCCGCCGCCCGTGCGGACACCAGTCGTTCCAGCCCAACCGCATCATCCCTGGCAGCCTCGAGCAGCAAAGTCGCCTCGTCCTCGGCGTAGACGCAGCCGGCCGCGCGGAGTCGAGCCACCACCTCACTCAGGTCCAGCCCGACCGATTCA from Microlunatus phosphovorus NM-1 includes:
- a CDS encoding sensor histidine kinase, which codes for MPDQVAIGLIAIGWAGAMGALGLALAYLTRRRSLRWSSALVAIVAVAAVVAGVIGTANAMFLSAHDFGVVLLVCLVAGVVAIGVAAAVASLVLRSSRRLTRGAREFGETGEYEDTVDGPAEFQELSAELSRASSRLSESRQRERRLETSRRELVAWVSHDLRSPLAGLRAMTEALEDGMVDDPNRYHAQMRAEVDRMVRMVDDLFELSRIHAGVLQLSLQRVSLADVVSEAIAGADPVARTVGVRLGGSVAQDVIVHADPAGLSRVVANLVTNAIRHTPADGIVSITGRQLEDAIELSVSDGCGGIPDSDLPRVFDLAWRGSAARTPSTGDLNGTGAGLGLAIVKGIVEAHHGDVQVHNEPPGCRFLVTLPRVWQAS
- a CDS encoding putative protein N(5)-glutamine methyltransferase; this encodes MTSESVGLDLSEVVARLRAAGCVYAEDEATLLLEAARDDAVGLERLVSARAAGAPLEPLLGWVAFAGLRIAVGPGVFVPRVRTELLAEQALARLDDLAQSGGKAVVVELCCGVAAVAAVLQRSGQIRELYAADIDPVAVGYARQNLTDSAVALIGDLYDPLPAALHGRVDVIVANAPYVPTEAITLMPREARDHEPHQALDGGGDGADVHRRIIAEAPSWLRAGGHLLIETGRDQAVITAGEMRQAGFEVEVVIDDERDATVTVGSPVRPIHGTNPWLNDDGGRDTPTRAV
- a CDS encoding response regulator transcription factor — its product is MARVLVVDDDRTVREVVVSYLRAGGHAVIEAADGELALAAARDDPVDLVVLDLMLPGIDGLEACRRLRARSDVPIIMLTALGSETDRVIGLERGADDYVTKPFSPRELVLRVESVLRRVGERRHPAAVVVDGDLLVDPAQHLATLSGDALQLTVREFDLLRFMAANPGVAYSREDLLREVWGWSFGDQSTVTVHVRRLREKLERDPTRPTRLVTVWGVGYRWDPQVRADA
- a CDS encoding zinc-dependent alcohol dehydrogenase, which translates into the protein MTETMWAYRMSGPRELERITASRLSESDLQAGDILVEIEVGGICGSDLSYFNGGLPRRPLPVDDPTGIPVGGSLHEIVGLVRASRDPSRRVGSRVVGWATTHQGLAELTVTPGTSVIEYGPEWSPREAVALQSLACVIYALDRISADFTGRTVAVIGLGPIGVLFSHVAKSRGAAQVIGVDQVDRSDLASAFGVDEFVWSRAERWAARIGDDARPDVVIEAVGHNTETLVDAIEAAAPKGVVFYFGVPDQAYYAFPMDRFFRKHLTLIGGVTGDRSGSLTKAEEYARAYPGLFGSYLTHHFPIAEAQRAYEHAVRPAPGQLKITIGFDQ